From Pseudomonadota bacterium, a single genomic window includes:
- a CDS encoding circularly permuted type 2 ATP-grasp protein: MQIDYPLDGFFDEVFSAPHHPRPHYQSLIRRLGELTERDLNQRELLRDESFRMLGITFTLGSDLERPFPMDLFPRVIPAREWTRLEQGLIQRVRALNAFIDDVYNERHALHDGIVPWSLVLSCKGYRRQMCGYSPPGGVWAHVAGIDLVRDINGEYRVLEDNLRVPSGVSYVLENRGAMSRVFPRLFTDGYKVRPVDVYPTALRRALGSVSTRGRTDPVVVSLTPGIYNSAYFEHVFLARQMGIELVEGRDLVVLDHSVFMHTTHGLQRVDVIYRRIDDDFLDPVAFRPDSVLGVPGLLSAIRAGNVTVANAIGTGVADDKAIYAFIPDLIKYYLGEKPIIKNVPTYLLEDPSQREHVLARLDQLVVKAVGEAGGYGMLIGPKASDKDIADFRRKIVADPRNYIAQEVVQLSRAPVYNGGRVYPAHIDLRPFVVTGSQGSFVLPGGLTRVALVEGSLVVNSSQGGGSKDTWVLERSNVSTATPSRPTVLEPAGRGRS; encoded by the coding sequence GTGCAGATCGACTACCCCCTCGACGGCTTCTTCGACGAGGTGTTCAGCGCACCGCACCACCCCCGTCCCCACTACCAGAGCCTCATCCGCCGGCTGGGCGAGCTCACCGAGCGCGACCTGAACCAGCGCGAGCTGCTGCGTGACGAATCGTTCCGCATGCTGGGCATCACGTTCACCCTCGGGAGCGACCTCGAGCGCCCCTTCCCCATGGACCTCTTCCCGCGGGTCATCCCGGCCCGCGAGTGGACGCGCCTCGAGCAGGGCCTCATACAGCGGGTGCGCGCCCTCAACGCCTTCATCGATGACGTGTACAACGAGCGCCACGCGCTGCACGACGGAATCGTGCCCTGGTCGCTGGTGCTCTCGTGCAAGGGCTATCGACGACAGATGTGCGGCTACTCGCCGCCGGGCGGCGTGTGGGCGCACGTGGCCGGCATCGACCTGGTGCGCGACATCAACGGCGAGTACCGCGTTCTCGAAGACAACCTGCGCGTCCCGAGCGGCGTGTCGTATGTTCTCGAGAACCGCGGCGCCATGAGCCGCGTCTTCCCCCGCCTCTTCACCGATGGCTACAAGGTGCGACCGGTCGACGTGTACCCGACGGCCCTTCGTCGCGCGCTGGGCAGCGTGTCGACGCGAGGCCGCACCGATCCGGTGGTGGTCTCGCTCACGCCTGGCATCTACAACTCGGCCTACTTCGAGCACGTGTTCCTGGCACGCCAGATGGGCATCGAGCTGGTGGAGGGGCGAGACCTCGTCGTGCTCGACCACTCGGTGTTCATGCACACCACCCACGGACTGCAGCGGGTCGATGTCATCTACCGTCGCATCGATGACGACTTCCTCGATCCGGTGGCCTTCCGCCCCGACTCGGTGCTGGGCGTGCCGGGCCTGCTGTCGGCGATTCGCGCGGGCAACGTCACGGTGGCCAACGCAATCGGCACAGGCGTGGCCGACGACAAGGCCATCTACGCCTTCATCCCCGATCTGATCAAGTACTACCTGGGCGAGAAGCCCATCATCAAGAACGTGCCCACCTACCTGCTCGAAGATCCGTCGCAGCGCGAGCACGTTCTGGCGCGCCTCGATCAGCTGGTGGTGAAGGCCGTGGGCGAGGCTGGCGGCTACGGCATGCTCATCGGCCCGAAGGCGAGCGACAAGGACATCGCCGACTTCCGCCGCAAGATCGTGGCCGATCCGCGAAACTACATCGCGCAAGAGGTGGTGCAGCTGTCGCGCGCCCCCGTCTACAACGGCGGCCGCGTGTACCCGGCCCACATCGATCTGCGGCCGTTCGTGGTCACGGGCTCGCAAGGTTCGTTCGTGCTGCCAGGGGGCCTGACGCGCGTGGCGCTGGTGGAGGGCTCGCTGGTGGTGAACTCGTCACAGGGCGGCGGCTCGAAGGACACGTGGGTGCTCGAACGCTCGAATGTGTCGACAGCCACGCCATCACGGCCCACGGTTCTCGAACCGGCCGGGCGCGGGAGGTCTTGA
- a CDS encoding alpha-E domain-containing protein, with product MVSTLLLAETDHSIRTAVRRARENARIVRDRLTLEVWTAVNGFYLGLERRAQRADLSLPDSLYEWIRERCDLIWGAIDNTLIRDDGWAWLNAGRYMERTSMTARTLLVMVPRLFDLDEASMHRWLTLLRFVSGSHAFRRVSSGLVRSKDVVSFVMRSDVFPRSLTYSAREAHRALFSAGHDATRAARRLQRLRADLDFRHADEVMARPEALLREVLSDLDAVHADLQGEIFGLEPVLLATEFNSAL from the coding sequence GTGGTGAGCACCCTGCTGCTGGCCGAGACCGATCACTCGATCCGCACGGCCGTGCGCAGGGCGCGAGAGAACGCGCGCATCGTGCGCGACCGCCTCACACTCGAGGTGTGGACCGCGGTGAACGGCTTCTACCTCGGGCTCGAGCGCCGCGCCCAACGCGCCGACCTCAGCCTGCCCGACTCGCTCTACGAGTGGATACGCGAGCGCTGCGACCTGATCTGGGGCGCCATCGACAACACGCTCATCCGCGATGACGGATGGGCATGGCTCAATGCCGGGCGCTATATGGAACGCACCAGCATGACGGCCCGCACCCTGCTCGTCATGGTGCCGCGGCTGTTCGACCTCGACGAAGCCTCCATGCATCGCTGGCTCACCCTCCTGCGGTTCGTGAGCGGAAGCCACGCCTTTCGCCGCGTGTCGAGCGGCCTGGTGCGCTCGAAGGACGTGGTGTCGTTCGTGATGCGCTCCGACGTCTTCCCCCGCTCGCTCACCTACTCGGCCCGCGAGGCTCATCGCGCCCTCTTCTCGGCCGGCCACGACGCCACTCGCGCCGCGCGGCGCCTGCAGCGCCTTCGCGCCGATCTCGACTTCCGCCACGCCGATGAGGTGATGGCGCGCCCTGAAGCGTTGCTGCGCGAGGTTCTCTCCGACCTCGACGCCGTGCACGCCGACCTCCAGGGAGAGATCTTCGGATTGGAGCCGGTGCTTCTCGCCACCGAGTTCAACAGTGCGCTATGA
- a CDS encoding transglutaminase family protein — MRYEVEHSTVLTYGGEVARSYNQLHLRPLDTPTQRLLRYDVVIEPTATPLRHVDAFGNTVESFSISTPHSRLRVHTRSSVEVIGPVPCSEGPSWAELDRLRTEGPWFELTMPSRYVDPKADSATARALRRHPTPGEAVRALAAQIKARFTYDTQATYVGRTVRALLLEGRGVCQDYSHYFCSVARAAGIPAQYVSGYLATEDPSQEVASHAWVEVVWPTGGVLELDPTNGEARRDRRIRVAVGRDYDDVPPLKGVFFGRGDQKLEVSIALRADSDKTVRKPNHKVLARRRLREHDESAQQQQQQQQ; from the coding sequence GTGCGCTATGAAGTAGAGCATTCAACGGTACTCACCTACGGCGGCGAGGTCGCGCGCAGCTACAACCAGCTGCACCTGCGCCCCCTCGATACCCCCACCCAGCGCCTGCTGCGCTACGACGTGGTGATCGAGCCCACCGCAACACCGCTGCGACACGTCGACGCCTTCGGCAACACGGTGGAGAGCTTCAGCATCTCGACGCCGCACAGCCGCCTGCGCGTGCACACCCGCTCGTCGGTGGAGGTCATCGGTCCTGTCCCGTGCAGCGAGGGCCCCAGCTGGGCCGAGCTCGACCGCCTGCGCACCGAGGGTCCTTGGTTCGAGCTCACCATGCCGAGCCGCTACGTCGATCCGAAGGCAGACTCGGCAACTGCTCGAGCCCTGCGCAGGCACCCCACCCCCGGCGAGGCCGTGCGCGCGCTGGCCGCCCAGATCAAGGCCCGCTTCACCTACGACACGCAGGCGACCTATGTGGGGCGCACGGTGCGGGCCCTGCTGCTCGAGGGGCGCGGCGTCTGCCAGGACTACTCGCACTACTTCTGCAGCGTGGCGCGGGCCGCGGGCATCCCCGCGCAGTACGTGAGCGGCTATCTCGCCACCGAAGACCCGTCGCAAGAGGTGGCCAGCCACGCCTGGGTCGAGGTGGTGTGGCCCACGGGAGGCGTGCTCGAGCTCGACCCCACCAACGGCGAGGCGCGTCGCGACCGACGCATCCGCGTGGCCGTGGGGCGCGACTACGATGACGTGCCCCCGTTGAAGGGTGTGTTCTTCGGGCGCGGCGACCAGAAGCTCGAGGTGAGCATCGCGCTGCGTGCCGACTCTGACAAGACGGTGCGCAAGCCCAACCACAAGGTGCTCGCGCGACGGCGCCTGCGCGAGCACGACGAGTCGGCCCAGCAGCAGCAGCAGCAGCAGCAGTGA